In Rattus norvegicus strain BN/NHsdMcwi chromosome 1, GRCr8, whole genome shotgun sequence, a genomic segment contains:
- the Mpc1 gene encoding mitochondrial pyruvate carrier 1 isoform X1, with protein sequence MHFWGPVANWGLPIAAINDMKKSPEIISGRMTFALCCYSLTFMRFAYKVQPRNWLLFACHVTNEVAQLIQGGRLINYEMSKRPSA encoded by the exons CACTTCTGGGGCCCAGTTGCCAACTGGGGTCTCCCCATTGCTGCTATCAATGACATGAAGAAATCTCCAGAGATTATCAGTGGGCGGATGACTTTCG CCCTCTGTTGCTATTCTCTGACATTCATGAGATTTGCCTACAAGGTACAACCCCGAAACTGGCTTCTGTTTGCGTGCCATGTGACAAACGAAGTCGCTCAGCTCATTCAGGGAGGACGACTTATCAACTACGA GATGAGTAAGCGGCCATCTGCATAG
- the Mpc1 gene encoding mitochondrial pyruvate carrier 1 isoform X2 produces the protein MKKSPEIISGRMTFALCCYSLTFMRFAYKVQPRNWLLFACHVTNEVAQLIQGGRLINYEMSKRPSA, from the exons ATGAAGAAATCTCCAGAGATTATCAGTGGGCGGATGACTTTCG CCCTCTGTTGCTATTCTCTGACATTCATGAGATTTGCCTACAAGGTACAACCCCGAAACTGGCTTCTGTTTGCGTGCCATGTGACAAACGAAGTCGCTCAGCTCATTCAGGGAGGACGACTTATCAACTACGA GATGAGTAAGCGGCCATCTGCATAG